A single window of bacterium DNA harbors:
- a CDS encoding class I SAM-dependent methyltransferase, producing the protein MSDQDQFAKVAPFYDELMSGVPYIWWVGYLQVLLDKYEATPTKILDVACGTGSVTELLYVDDYEVTGIDISEPMIDVAKLKAEHQGFNIPYYAQDVAELNLDDSFELAISFFDSLNYVNDPERLQLGFHRIAAHLLPKSLFIFDLNTVYALENRLFDQELLTKNNPVRYRWRSSFDQQTRLCDIKMEFWVMEGETENAFTIVHRQRAYSDKEITEMLNKAGFDLLAVYQSYTLKRPRRTADRVHYVAKLRGK; encoded by the coding sequence ATGAGTGATCAGGATCAGTTTGCGAAGGTTGCGCCATTTTATGATGAGTTGATGTCCGGAGTGCCATACATTTGGTGGGTCGGTTACCTCCAGGTGCTTCTTGACAAGTATGAAGCCACCCCGACAAAGATCCTCGATGTCGCCTGTGGGACGGGGAGCGTGACGGAGCTTCTATATGTTGACGACTACGAGGTCACGGGCATAGATATCTCAGAGCCAATGATCGATGTCGCCAAGTTGAAGGCCGAGCATCAGGGGTTTAACATTCCTTATTATGCGCAAGACGTGGCAGAACTTAACCTGGATGATTCGTTTGAATTAGCGATAAGCTTCTTCGACAGCCTTAACTATGTGAATGATCCTGAGCGGTTGCAATTAGGTTTCCACCGAATCGCCGCCCATCTTCTCCCTAAGTCCCTGTTCATTTTCGACCTCAACACCGTGTATGCTTTAGAAAATCGTCTATTTGACCAAGAGTTGTTGACCAAAAATAACCCCGTGCGTTACCGATGGCGAAGCTCGTTTGACCAACAGACTCGCTTATGTGATATTAAGATGGAATTTTGGGTCATGGAAGGTGAGACGGAGAATGCCTTCACCATCGTCCACCGACAGCGGGCTTATTCCGACAAAGAAATCACGGAGATGCTTAACAAAGCCGGCTTCGACCTATTAGCCGTTTACCAATCCTACACCCTAAAACGCCCCCGCCGCACCGCCGACCGAGTTCACTATGTGGCGAAGTTGAGGGGAAAGTAG
- the tgt gene encoding tRNA guanosine(34) transglycosylase Tgt, translating into MQFSFNITHKDGLARCGELSLAHGTVETPAFMPVGTQGTVKGIDQGELEEIGYQLILSNTYHLYLRPGADLIERAGDLHGFMSWHRNLLTDSGGFQVMSLAGIRKVTDEGVEFRSHLDGSLHLFTPERSIEIQRQLGSDICMAFDECPPYPCTKEEAAEAMNRTHRWAARSLSARADGQVIYGIVQGGVHEDLRIESVNAITSMPFEGMAIGGVSVGEPVEMMRDIAEYATPLLPANKPRYLMGVGTPEDILHAVSCGIDQFDCVLPSRVGRHMAMYTSRGRLNLRSARYSEVFGPVDPECDCYVCRRYSAAYIRHLFRSEELLAGRLATYHNLYFYYKLMANIREAIKKGCLQEFRRDFTSKLQADDKASTQA; encoded by the coding sequence ATGCAATTTTCATTTAATATCACTCATAAAGATGGATTGGCGCGCTGCGGGGAACTGTCTCTGGCGCATGGCACAGTTGAAACTCCTGCATTCATGCCGGTTGGCACGCAGGGGACGGTCAAAGGCATTGATCAAGGGGAGTTAGAGGAGATCGGCTATCAGCTTATCCTGTCCAATACCTATCACCTTTATCTTCGCCCCGGCGCTGATCTGATTGAACGGGCAGGCGATCTGCATGGCTTTATGAGTTGGCACCGTAATCTTTTAACCGACAGCGGCGGCTTTCAGGTGATGAGTCTTGCCGGTATTCGAAAGGTCACCGATGAAGGCGTGGAGTTCCGTTCGCACCTCGATGGTTCGCTTCATCTGTTCACTCCCGAGCGATCAATAGAAATTCAACGGCAGCTCGGTTCGGATATCTGTATGGCTTTTGATGAGTGTCCTCCGTATCCTTGCACCAAAGAAGAGGCGGCGGAGGCAATGAATCGAACCCATCGTTGGGCAGCTCGATCACTTTCAGCCCGTGCCGATGGTCAGGTGATTTACGGCATCGTTCAAGGCGGCGTTCATGAGGATTTAAGAATAGAAAGCGTGAATGCGATTACCTCGATGCCATTTGAAGGGATGGCGATAGGGGGTGTTTCTGTTGGTGAACCGGTTGAAATGATGCGCGATATCGCTGAATATGCTACTCCCTTGCTTCCCGCAAACAAGCCGCGTTATCTTATGGGTGTCGGGACCCCTGAGGATATTCTCCATGCGGTGTCATGCGGTATCGACCAGTTCGACTGTGTACTGCCTTCGAGAGTGGGTAGGCATATGGCGATGTATACAAGCCGAGGCCGTTTGAACTTGAGAAGCGCGCGTTATTCGGAAGTCTTTGGCCCTGTCGATCCTGAATGTGATTGCTATGTATGCCGACGATACAGCGCCGCTTATATTCGGCATCTGTTTAGAAGTGAAGAGTTGTTGGCAGGCCGTCTTGCAACCTATCACAACCTCTATTTCTACTACAAGCTTATGGCAAATATCCGTGAAG
- the flgM gene encoding flagellar biosynthesis anti-sigma factor FlgM, translating to MKISNAEYIRAAKINRTSNDEQTSHVKPAKAPDVPSESITFSETAQTVKKIKRIVEDMPEVREEVVAELKAKIEAGEYKVSSEDIADLMIRRARADSIR from the coding sequence ATGAAAATATCAAACGCAGAGTACATTCGCGCAGCGAAAATCAATCGAACCTCAAACGATGAGCAAACAAGTCACGTTAAACCGGCTAAAGCTCCCGACGTTCCGTCCGAGTCAATCACATTCTCAGAAACAGCGCAAACAGTTAAGAAAATCAAGCGCATAGTAGAGGATATGCCGGAAGTTCGTGAAGAGGTTGTTGCAGAGCTTAAGGCTAAAATAGAAGCCGGTGAGTACAAAGTAAGTTCTGAAGATATCGCAGACCTCATGATCCGTCGCGCCCGCGCCGATTCCATTCGCTAA
- a CDS encoding endonuclease domain-containing protein, whose amino-acid sequence MKENWDDRKESPHIPGASKVMITTARQLRNDATPVEKMLWQYLRNNRLSGRKFRRQHPIGRFVTDFFCDDARLIVELDGAVHNEPSQIERDSAREEALKDHNLHVLRFRNHEVKRNLSGVLKVIREYVISHSYSAD is encoded by the coding sequence TTGAAAGAGAACTGGGACGATAGAAAGGAATCTCCGCATATCCCGGGGGCCTCCAAAGTTATGATAACGACTGCGCGACAGTTGCGAAATGATGCTACTCCTGTTGAAAAAATGTTATGGCAATACCTCAGAAACAACCGTTTATCAGGGCGAAAGTTCAGGCGGCAGCATCCTATTGGTAGGTTTGTAACTGATTTCTTTTGTGACGATGCAAGATTAATCGTTGAACTAGATGGAGCTGTACATAACGAGCCAAGTCAGATTGAACGTGACAGTGCACGAGAGGAAGCGCTTAAAGATCACAATTTACATGTGTTGCGCTTTAGAAACCATGAGGTTAAGAGAAATCTCAGTGGTGTATTAAAGGTTATAAGAGAATATGTTATATCGCATAGTTACTCTGCTGATTAA
- a CDS encoding ComF family protein codes for MIRSIGSGISDLLYPPRCAVCRQLGLPSYCDDCLKQIIYIEQPFCTCCGLPGQSKLCRECLAGNRAFTSARGVGYYRATLATALKTFKYNASLSLVEPLGKLMTDFLDTEIGQDVAGVEMVMPVPIHLSRHKKRGFNQARLLAEPVAKHLGLPLSDALLLRTKRTLPQVDLTPEQRRENVSDAFEVRMPSEIKGRRILLVDDIMTTGSTVTSCSKTLLSAGASSIYVLALARET; via the coding sequence ATGATCCGCTCGATCGGGTCTGGGATTTCAGACTTACTTTATCCTCCTCGCTGCGCTGTATGCAGACAACTCGGCTTGCCCTCCTATTGTGATGACTGCCTAAAGCAGATAATTTATATCGAACAGCCATTCTGTACCTGCTGCGGCCTGCCTGGTCAATCAAAACTTTGCAGGGAATGCCTTGCAGGTAACCGAGCGTTTACATCTGCGCGTGGGGTTGGTTATTATCGAGCTACTCTTGCAACTGCCCTTAAGACTTTTAAGTATAATGCCTCGCTTTCGCTTGTTGAGCCTTTGGGGAAGCTGATGACTGATTTTTTGGATACGGAAATAGGGCAAGACGTTGCTGGGGTCGAGATGGTGATGCCGGTCCCTATCCACCTCTCGCGTCATAAAAAGCGCGGTTTCAATCAAGCCCGTTTACTTGCCGAACCTGTTGCCAAGCATCTTGGGTTGCCATTAAGCGATGCTCTGCTTTTGCGTACTAAACGCACCCTGCCTCAAGTTGACTTGACACCTGAACAGCGGCGGGAAAATGTTTCCGATGCGTTCGAAGTTCGAATGCCGAGTGAGATCAAAGGGCGTCGCATTTTGCTGGTAGACGACATCATGACGACCGGTAGCACAGTGACTTCTTGCTCAAAGACACTTCTATCCGCAGGCGCAAGTTCTATTTATGTCCTAGCCCTTGCCCGCGAGACATAG
- a CDS encoding ABC transporter ATP-binding protein, giving the protein MNENIEDYRNSPEVIAQAVGLEDTTEFIAMAQADILPDGKFGECWLLVAEDCLWVVADDDTADNDTSSSKSRNASDDQSMWDGFAPSIGNPTIIKKVSLENATEAKIESLVDASALILIIDSKPLEVLRFSKAKSAQFFHIQRVINARLKQEEIPEQRDREIQCPKCGRPYAENSQVCRFCTPKGEAIRRIFGFVRPYMWAFVGSILLTLLGVVINLVPPKLTQVIWDNVLVPQGAAVASSYHDRSVLLQWLVLGLVALGLVGVGVQVGLRFLTAWLGTRIAYDLRTRIFNHLQRLSLSYFDKRNSGSILSRITNDPTGVYDLLTEAMPSLAVNILTVILIAVILFSSNWRLALLILLPAPIIMFIIRATRKRIMLIWRRNWRRLSRITSMLAGTLSGMRVVKAFAQEEFEIGRFDRRAAELRDNTFRAEAAWAKLFPAITFLTSSGSYLIWFFGGHEVMGQRMTPGQLIMFFAYLGMFYGPLQSLNRVIDWMTRSVTAAERIFEVLDSEPEVKEEQEAVPMPIMEGKLELRGVSFCYDVGQEVLHDINVVVEPGEMIGLVGHSGAGKTTFTNLLCRFYDPSNGQIFVDDIPMTNIKLDDLRRHIGVVLQEGFLFPGSIRDNIAYAKHDATLKDVIAAAKAANAHDFIMKFPDGYDTPVGERGQRLSGGERQRISIARAILHDPKILILDEATASLDTVTERQIQEALGRLVKNRTTFAIAHRLSTLRNANRLLVLDHGNIAEQGTHDDLLEQDGIYAKLVSMQTEINRLKTL; this is encoded by the coding sequence ATGAATGAAAATATAGAAGACTATAGAAACTCTCCGGAAGTGATTGCTCAGGCAGTTGGGCTAGAAGACACTACGGAGTTTATAGCAATGGCGCAGGCGGATATTCTGCCTGATGGGAAGTTCGGAGAATGCTGGTTACTCGTCGCTGAAGATTGTTTGTGGGTCGTAGCGGACGATGATACAGCGGATAATGATACTTCGTCATCCAAAAGTAGAAATGCGTCCGACGATCAGTCCATGTGGGATGGCTTTGCCCCCTCTATTGGAAATCCGACTATCATTAAGAAAGTTTCTCTCGAAAATGCTACCGAAGCGAAAATCGAGTCACTAGTTGATGCGAGCGCTTTAATCTTAATTATCGATAGCAAGCCGCTCGAGGTGCTGCGTTTTTCAAAGGCTAAATCCGCTCAGTTCTTCCATATCCAACGAGTAATCAATGCGCGTTTGAAGCAAGAAGAGATACCTGAGCAGCGTGATCGTGAGATCCAGTGTCCAAAATGCGGTCGTCCTTATGCGGAAAATAGTCAAGTATGTCGCTTTTGTACCCCTAAAGGCGAGGCTATCCGGCGGATTTTTGGATTCGTAAGACCGTATATGTGGGCCTTTGTCGGCTCAATATTACTGACTTTGTTGGGCGTGGTAATCAACCTCGTACCGCCCAAATTGACCCAAGTAATATGGGATAACGTGCTCGTGCCTCAAGGCGCCGCGGTCGCTAGCTCATACCACGACAGATCCGTTCTGCTACAGTGGTTGGTTCTTGGATTGGTTGCCCTCGGATTGGTCGGAGTTGGGGTGCAGGTGGGGCTAAGGTTCTTGACTGCATGGCTAGGCACTCGAATTGCTTACGATCTTCGCACCAGGATTTTCAATCATTTACAGCGCCTGTCGTTAAGTTATTTCGATAAGCGCAATTCAGGTTCAATCCTTTCGCGAATCACTAACGACCCTACTGGGGTTTATGACTTGTTGACAGAGGCAATGCCCTCCCTAGCGGTTAATATCCTAACTGTTATTTTAATCGCGGTGATACTCTTTAGCTCTAACTGGCGGCTGGCTTTGCTGATTCTATTGCCGGCCCCTATTATCATGTTTATAATTAGGGCCACTCGCAAACGGATCATGCTGATATGGCGTAGAAACTGGCGGAGATTGTCTCGAATCACAAGCATGCTCGCCGGGACCTTAAGTGGAATGCGTGTTGTTAAAGCTTTTGCGCAGGAAGAATTTGAGATTGGAAGGTTCGATAGGCGAGCGGCTGAGCTGCGAGATAACACTTTTCGTGCTGAAGCCGCTTGGGCTAAGTTGTTCCCTGCAATTACATTCCTTACGAGTTCGGGATCATACCTGATATGGTTTTTCGGGGGGCATGAGGTCATGGGGCAAAGGATGACCCCCGGACAGCTAATTATGTTCTTCGCTTATTTAGGAATGTTCTACGGTCCGCTTCAGTCGCTCAACCGGGTCATTGACTGGATGACACGTTCAGTTACCGCTGCCGAGCGTATTTTTGAGGTATTGGATAGCGAACCTGAGGTTAAGGAAGAGCAGGAAGCGGTTCCCATGCCGATTATGGAGGGGAAACTGGAGCTTCGCGGTGTCTCCTTCTGTTACGACGTCGGACAAGAAGTTCTTCACGATATTAATGTTGTGGTTGAGCCGGGCGAGATGATCGGCCTTGTGGGGCATTCAGGCGCTGGTAAGACTACATTTACGAACCTGCTCTGCCGCTTCTATGACCCGAGCAATGGTCAGATATTTGTTGACGATATCCCCATGACCAATATCAAGCTGGATGATCTGCGCCGGCACATTGGGGTCGTTCTGCAGGAGGGTTTCCTATTCCCTGGCAGCATCCGCGACAATATCGCTTATGCCAAACATGACGCCACGCTGAAGGACGTTATCGCAGCGGCAAAGGCGGCTAATGCGCACGATTTCATCATGAAATTTCCCGACGGCTATGATACGCCAGTGGGTGAGAGAGGCCAGCGACTATCGGGTGGTGAGCGACAGCGCATTTCTATCGCCCGCGCTATCTTACACGACCCCAAAATATTGATTCTGGACGAGGCTACGGCAAGCTTGGACACAGTTACCGAACGTCAAATCCAGGAAGCGTTGGGGCGATTGGTGAAGAACCGAACCACTTTCGCGATTGCGCACCGGCTTTCAACTCTGCGTAACGCCAATCGTCTTTTGGTTCTCGATCATGGCAATATCGCCGAGCAAGGCACTCACGATGACCTGCTCGAGCAAGACGGCATTTATGCTAAATTAGTTTCCATGCAAACCGAAATCAACCGGCTAAAAACGTTGTAA
- a CDS encoding DUF1854 domain-containing protein, translating into MAFSDDPTKKLLNKLNEIDYTASETRYIEPKDIRVGRDPLNAMPRMEIANEQCSVCVSFIRAFPFSEPERYIVVMDGDDKEIGILESLSGIDDKSYEIIKEELDRRYFTPRVFAIYVNRKEGDVWRLEVSTDRGNRVYYVEHWHDKSHEISSGRWLIEATDGTRLEIPNINSLDKRSRSLIEQTL; encoded by the coding sequence ATGGCATTTAGTGATGACCCTACAAAAAAACTATTAAATAAGCTGAACGAAATAGACTACACGGCGAGTGAAACTCGCTACATTGAGCCGAAGGATATCCGGGTTGGGCGTGACCCTCTTAACGCAATGCCTCGGATGGAGATCGCGAACGAACAATGTAGTGTGTGTGTTAGCTTTATACGGGCTTTTCCATTTTCTGAGCCTGAACGCTATATCGTAGTAATGGACGGCGACGACAAGGAGATAGGAATTCTGGAGTCATTGAGCGGGATAGACGATAAATCCTATGAGATTATTAAGGAAGAATTAGATAGGCGCTATTTCACTCCTCGAGTCTTTGCCATTTACGTGAACCGCAAGGAAGGCGATGTCTGGCGGCTCGAAGTCAGTACTGATCGGGGAAACCGTGTGTATTACGTTGAGCACTGGCACGACAAATCGCATGAGATTTCATCCGGGCGTTGGCTCATTGAGGCAACTGACGGTACACGCCTGGAAATTCCTAATATCAACAGCCTGGATAAACGGAGTCGGTCGCTTATAGAACAAACGTTATGA